The segment CGATTTTTGGTGCAGACACATCTAGATTCCCTTTCATTTTGGGTCCTTTAAGATCCATGTCAACATCTGGCAGGGTCATCTTGGGAGCTTTGAAGTGCATCTCAGGCATCTTAAACTTAGGGCCTTTCAACTTCCCTTCTGGACCTTCAAGGCTCAGATCTGGAGCACTAGTATCTACCTTGTGTGCAGAAATGTCAACATCAGCTTTGGGAAGGTTCGCATCCAATTCTGGGCCCTCTCCTTTAAGGCTGGGCCTGGTGAATCTGGGCATTTTCATCTTTGGCATCTTTAGGTTCCAATCAGGACTGTGAACTCCAACATCTGGGGCACTGACGTCTACCTTTGGCCCCTTCAGGTCCCCTTCCAGCTTTGGCACTGTAACATCATATTCCCCCTTCACCTTGGGACCTTTCATATGCAAATCGACATCGGGCATGGAGATCTTGGGCGCCTTGATAGTCACCTCAGGCATCTTAAACTTGGGACCCTTCAGCTTTCCTTCAGGTCCTTCAATATTCACATCTGGAAGTTCAACGTCCACCTTGGGTCCAGCGATGTCAATGTCAGCCTTGGGCAGGTTCATGTCCACTTCTGGGCCCTCTGCTCTGAGGCCAGGCATGCTGAACTTGGGCATTTTCATTTTGGGCATCTTGAGGTGCCAGTCCGGGCCGTGCACGTCCACATCTGGAGCATCAATGTCCAGTTTGGCACTTTTAAGTTCAACATCAGGAACTTTAATCTCCCCTTCAACCTTCGGCACTGTGACATCATATTCTCCTTTCACACTAGGGCCTTTCAAATGTAAGTCCACATCTGGTATGGAGATCTTTGGGGCTTTGATATTCATCTCAGGCATCTTAAACTTGGGTCCTTTCAATTTCCCCTCTGGTCCCTCAGCGCTCACATCTGGAGCACAGACATCTACCTTGGGCCCAGAAATGTCCACATCAGGCTCAGGCAGGTTTACATTCACTTCGGGGCCCTCTGCTTTGAACCCTGGCACAGTGAACTTGGGCATTTTCATCTTGGGCATCTTCAGGTGCCAGTCTGGGCCACGAACGTCCACATCGGGGGCATCAGTGTCCACTTTGGGGCCTTTCAGCTCTCCTTCAACTTTTGTTGCTGTTACATCATACTCTCCTTTTACCTTTGGGCCTTTCACATGCCAATCCACATCAGGCATGGTGAGCTTTGGTGTCTTGACACTCGGTTCAGGCAGCTGAACATCAGGGCCTTTAAGGTTGCCCACCAGGCCCCCtatgttgacatttggggcctcCACACTGACCTTGGGCCCTGAAATACTGACATCACCTTTGGGGAGATTCACATCTACATCTGGCCCTTCCCCTTTAACTCCTGGAGTGCTGAACTTGGGCATTTTCATCTTGGGCATTTTCAGGTTCCAGTCCGGACCATGAACGTCCACATCCGGGGCACTGACATCCACTTTGGGGCCTCTGACATCAACTTCAGGGACACTGACTTTCCCCTCTACTTTTGGAAGCATGACATCCACACCCCCTTCCACCTTTGGTGCAGCCACATTTAAGTCTACGTCTGCCATAGAGACCCTGCAGGTTCCTTCTTTCCCAGAAGGACCAGTAAACTTGGGGCCAGTCATGGTCCCCTCTAGGCTGGGTGTCTCTGTGTCTACTTTGGCACCCTTAACTGCTACTTGAGGGCCTTTAACATCACCTTGAACCCCAGGAGCAGAAACCTTAATGTCTCCTTTCAGTTCAGGGGACCTGAGGCTCAGATCCACATCCTGCATGGAGATTTTAGGTGTCTGAACAATCATTTCAGGAGTCTTGAGTTTAGGACCCTTCATCTTCCCTTCCAGCCCCCCAGAAGCAACCTCAGGCAGGCCAACATCCCCAGAGACCCCAGGAAGTGTCACATCAATGCCAGCTCCCTCTCCCTTAGAATCTGATACAGAGAATTTGGGGGCCTTCACCTTGGGCATATTCAGTTTGCCCCCTGGCCCATGAATATCAATGTTAGGAGTTTGAACTTCCACCCTGGAGCCAGCGATGCTGCCCTCGATTTTGGGCACAGAGATGTCCACCCTTGAACTCCCCTGTGGCGTGGTACCTTTCAGGCCCAGGTCACCCTCAAGGGATGGCCCAGTGATTTGGGGGCCCTTCAGCTTCCCCTCAAGCCCCCTAAGACTGGCAGAGGCACCACTGACTTCCAGCTGAGGGGTCTGGACGTTGCCGCCAATGGTCAAGCCTGGCTTGCCACCCTTGTGCCCCACAGAGAATTCAGGGGCAGAAACACTCGACCCTGCCTCTGGGGCCTGACCCTCAAGCCCTGTTGAGACACCAAATTTTGGCAGCTTCATGGAGGGAAATTTAATTTTCCCATGATTGCCACTCTCAAGAGCTGGGCCCTGCCACTCTGCTGCCCCACCCCCAAGAGAGGACAAAATGTCCACCCCTGGGACTTGGACCCCTCCTTTGCTACCTAAGTCCAAGCCCTTTGCACCGACACTAACACCCGGGCTTCCCACCTTAATCCCAGGCACGGTGACCTGGACCTTCGAGTGGCCAGCACCTTGGAGCTCTGGTCCTGAAGTGGAAATGGACCCTGCTTGGATGTCCACAGTGGAGCCTGGGGCGGGGGACAGTGCCCCCGAGCCCGAGGGCAGTCTGATCACTGTTTTCCCAGGCTGGGCCTCCACATCCACAGTGGAGATTTCAGTCAGTTCGTGCCGTGGAATCTTGATCTTGAACTCAGGGCTGCTAATGTCGATGTCCTTGGCTCCTTCGCGGCTTGTCACATCCACGGTGTAGGCCGTGACCCTCCTGGTCACCGTGATGGTGCGGCTCTGGGTCTCCCCAGGTTCCCCTTCCACTCCATCCTCTGGCTTCAGCCGAGGCTTGATCTTCGTGGTGTAGATGCGCTGGTACTCCTCGTCATCCCCGCTCTGCAGAAACACACGCCCCCCACAGGTTGCAGCAGGGTCTGCGCGAGTGACAGCCGCCTGGCCGCAGCCCAGCCCACAGCACGGGTGCCTGTTTCCCAAAGAAGCCGGGACCATAAGCGAGGCCCCCGGGGCCTCCCGGGACACAACACAGGGGACTGAAGAGTGGGGCTGACAGCCACACCCCAGGAGGAAAACAGAAATTACTTGGGGAATCTCTGGTAAGCAAGAGCCATGGGGAGTGGGGACAGGGAGACTCCTGGACAGTGGAGTCTGGGAGAAGGATTTACAATCAATTCTAGGTTCGAACCGGCCCAGCAGGTCTCATGGGCACCTCCTGGTGACCAGCTCCGTGTTGACTGGACCTTCAGCTCTCACCTCTCACCTCTCAACGGCCCCGCTTGTTTGTTTAATCCGGAGGGGAATCCTCCCAGGGACCCTTCGGAAAGCATTTGTTGAGCCTCCTTGTGCCAGGGTTACCACTTCCGCTTTGAGGACtcattatttgttaaataaacaagCCACCCGAAGGAGCAGAGAAATGCCCCTCAGGAACTCTGACTCACAGATGAGTCCAGGCCTCTGCAAGTAGAAAAATGACGTCTGTGAGGCAGAGCTGGGCACCTGTGAAATCATTTCAGAGACGCCTGCAGAGCAGCCAACTTCCTCCTGGCACCGAGGACCAGACCAATGCGTGGGTCCCCGGGCGGGGACCCTCGGAAGAGACTGACGGAAGACTTTTAGCGGCAGCCACGCGTGAAAAGGAGAGACAGGCTGGCTCCACAGAGAGCAGAGGGTGAGAGCAGGAGAGAAGCCAGGAAGGGCAAGCGAGCAAGGTCCAGCGGGCGGACAGAGGTTCAGGAGGGGGGACCGGCCCGTCGGCGCGGTCGGGGGAGCTGAGGGCACGGCTGGCCAGCCAGGCACTCACCAGAACCACTTCAGAGCTGTGGGAGCTGAAGACTTCGTGGGTCCAGGTCTGGCCAGGCTCAGGGGAACGGTCCCCCTTGCGATGCAGCTTCAGGCCCACGGCGTGGTGTCCCATGGTGTTCAGCAGCTGGGTCACCTCTCCCGACTGTAGGTTGTCAAAGTAGATGGTGGCACCCACAATCTGGTCCCCTGAGCAGGGAGGAGCGGGAAGCGGGTAAGACCACCCAGGGCCTCGGGGAAACAACACACAACCACTCCGTGCCGGGCCCTCGCACTGACGTACAGGTGTGGTAACACCCattgtagagatgaggaaactgaggcagaggggcCAACTAATTTGCCCAAAGTGGCAGAGCTCATGGGTGCTGGAGTCGGAACAGAGGACGGCGTGTCCACCAGCCCTCAGTCAGGACCGCCTCCCGCGAGGACTGTGAGGGAACGAGGGGTAGAGAGCgggcaggggagggcagggctcagGTACCGGCCATCCTGATGCCGCTGGGACCCAGCCCTCCACAACCACCCACCCGCTTGTGCTGCCCCTGCCTTTCCCTCcagcaccctccccctccccgccccagcaGCAGCCCGCACCCCAAGGTGACTCACCCTCCTTGACCACCCCAGTACGGGCCGCAGGGGAGTTCTGCATCACCTCCTGCACAAAGACGCCGTCGTCCCTCTGGGTGATGGTCAGCCCGTGGGAGCCGCTGCCCTGCCAGTTGGGCAGCAGCAGCTCCCGGGtcgtctcttcctccttctccatctGGATGAGGTAAGGAAACGGGGCAGTGGGGGCGTGAGAGGATGGGGAAGCCAGGGATCCCCCTGGGCGTGGGGCACTGTCCCCAAGGTGCCTGCCTCCACCGTGGGCGGGCTCCCAAGGCGGACGGTGGACACAGACGCAGCGGAGGCAACCAGCCCCTCGTCCTGTCCTCCCCGGCTCTGCCTCCCGATAGCACGTGCCTTCCGGGTCTCTACCCCCCCCCATCCTCTCACCTCCACCGCCCTCTTCACCCTCCCTCCTACTGACCTTCGCAGGACTTGGTTCAGGAGCAGATGCCTTGCCAGAAGCccgcccctccttcctctcctctcctcggAGTGTCTCTCTCTTGGGAATCTCGGTCACACAGCCTAGGGAGAAGGTCACAATCAGGCTCACAACTCGGCAGTCGGCTGGTCGAAAGCCCGACCAGCTGCTGTGCGAGAGAGGGCTGGATGTTCTGCCCCCCAGGGCCAAACCAAACCCCAACCCCGCTACTGTCTGTCATCAGCTCCATTCACACGTGACTCTCCAGCCTGGGGGGTCACAGGAAGGGGGTTTGGAAGAGGCCAGACTCAGATTCCAATCCTGGCTCTGCATCTTCCCGGCTGCGTGACCCGGGCcgagtcacttaacttctctgaacctccatttcctcatcggCGAAAATGGAGACGATAAAGAATTCCCATGAGCACTGAAGGAGCGAGAGAAAGCATGTGAGGAAAGCTCTGGCCCACCGGAGCCTCCTAACATCTCCATTCTCATTAGGTCCTTTGTAACAGCTTCAGGTGGGAGATGTTACTGCCCCCACAGTGCAGGTGGGGAAACCGCGATTCGGAGAGGCCAGCCGGCTGGGGGTGCACCGTGAGAGAGCAGCTATGAGCGGGCTCTCAGCCTGTAACTCTTCCTCCGACGCCGTATCAGGCCTGTAGCTCTAACCGGCGCGAGACCCCTCCTCAGAAGTCACCAGCACTGGGGGCCACTGGCCTCCTGCAAGCAGGGCTGGtggtgccctccctcccccagcggCCGCCG is part of the Kogia breviceps isolate mKogBre1 chromosome 7, mKogBre1 haplotype 1, whole genome shotgun sequence genome and harbors:
- the AHNAK gene encoding neuroblast differentiation-associated protein AHNAK isoform X2, producing the protein MEKEEETTRELLLPNWQGSGSHGLTITQRDDGVFVQEVMQNSPAARTGVVKEGDQIVGATIYFDNLQSGEVTQLLNTMGHHAVGLKLHRKGDRSPEPGQTWTHEVFSSHSSEVVLNAPQPPALECKDQDRPEEATSRARAEPVCIPNTAFFKSKCSGLPRWHSG